One Peribacillus simplex NBRC 15720 = DSM 1321 genomic region harbors:
- a CDS encoding M23 family metallopeptidase — translation MDDRRKDIRNRIAKRRKFNDKPAGSSSWTEINNEEPYGIDSYNGYSEKDHPLFKKEYFFFKILASVCLFLIIAVMFKHPSVRLDPARSFVTENMNKEFQFASISNWYESAFGKPIAFLPNEANTETVDSNEEYAMPASAKITQTFETNGEGIILETSKGSKVEAVNEGVVIFAGEKEGIGKTVVIQHANKSESWYGQLEGIDVKLYEFVKKGNEVGQVTLSEDGSKGRFYLAIKENDAFVDPKKVISFE, via the coding sequence ATGGATGATCGCAGGAAAGATATCCGCAATCGTATTGCCAAGAGACGTAAGTTTAATGATAAACCGGCAGGAAGCAGTAGTTGGACGGAGATCAACAATGAGGAACCATATGGGATTGATTCATATAACGGGTATTCCGAGAAAGATCATCCGCTCTTCAAGAAAGAATATTTTTTCTTTAAAATCCTTGCCAGTGTATGCCTTTTCCTGATTATCGCGGTGATGTTCAAACACCCTTCTGTGCGGCTGGACCCTGCCAGAAGTTTTGTCACGGAGAACATGAACAAGGAATTTCAGTTCGCTTCAATCTCCAACTGGTATGAAAGTGCGTTTGGTAAACCGATCGCTTTTTTACCGAATGAAGCCAATACGGAAACTGTTGATTCGAATGAAGAATATGCAATGCCAGCTTCTGCGAAGATTACCCAAACCTTCGAGACGAACGGTGAGGGAATCATATTGGAAACGAGCAAAGGCTCAAAGGTCGAGGCCGTCAATGAAGGAGTAGTCATTTTTGCTGGTGAAAAGGAGGGGATTGGAAAGACTGTCGTCATACAGCATGCCAATAAAAGTGAATCTTGGTATGGGCAGCTGGAAGGAATTGATGTGAAATTGTATGAGTTCGTTAAAAAGGGCAATGAAGTGGGACAGGTTACACTAAGTGAAGATGGATCCAAGGGCAGATTTTATTTAGCGATAAAAGAAAATGATGCTTTCGTCGATCCTAAAAAGGTGATTTCCTTTGAGTGA
- the minD gene encoding septum site-determining protein MinD — MGEAIVITSGKGGVGKTTTSANLGTSLALLGKKVCLIDTDIGLRNLDVIMGLENRIIYDLVDVVEGRCKIHQALIKDKHFEDLLYLLPAPQNSDKTVVNEEQMRKLISDMKPDYDYVIIDCPAGIEQGFRNAIAGADKAIIVTTAERPAVRDADRIIGLLEKEEHIEPPQLIINRIRGHLLHEDEEMDIDGVADFLKIDLIGVIPDDDQVIVAANKKEPIAYNPDNRVSLAYRNIARRILGESVPLTPIGSEPKGFMSKLKKFFSVR, encoded by the coding sequence GTGGGAGAGGCAATAGTTATAACATCCGGTAAGGGTGGTGTCGGGAAAACGACCACCTCCGCCAATTTAGGAACATCTTTAGCTCTTCTAGGCAAAAAGGTTTGCTTGATTGATACGGATATTGGTCTTCGGAATTTGGATGTGATCATGGGATTGGAGAATCGCATCATCTATGATTTGGTCGATGTGGTCGAAGGGCGCTGTAAGATACATCAAGCGCTTATTAAAGATAAGCATTTCGAGGATTTGCTTTATCTGCTTCCAGCTCCGCAAAATAGTGATAAAACAGTGGTGAATGAAGAGCAGATGAGGAAACTCATAAGCGATATGAAGCCTGACTATGATTATGTCATCATTGATTGCCCTGCAGGCATTGAACAGGGCTTCAGGAATGCCATAGCTGGGGCAGACAAGGCGATCATAGTTACGACTGCAGAGAGACCGGCTGTAAGGGATGCTGACCGTATTATTGGCCTGCTTGAAAAAGAAGAGCATATTGAACCGCCTCAATTGATCATTAACCGGATACGTGGCCATTTGCTTCATGAGGATGAAGAAATGGATATCGATGGAGTTGCCGATTTTCTTAAGATTGATTTGATCGGCGTCATTCCTGATGATGACCAAGTCATAGTGGCAGCGAATAAAAAGGAACCCATTGCCTATAATCCGGACAATAGAGTTTCGCTTGCCTATCGGAACATTGCCAGAAGGATCCTTGGTGAATCTGTGCCCTTGACTCCAATTGGCAGCGAACCAAAGGGATTCATGTCCAAATTGAAAAAATTCTTTAGCGTGCGGTAA
- a CDS encoding S1 domain-containing RNA-binding protein, translating to MSIEIGSKVQGKVTGITNFGAFVELPGGSTGLVHISEVADSYVKDVNDHLKVGDQIEVKVISEKDGKTALSIKKAIDRPEGQTSSYTKRPPRQGDSRSKDFRSKGNFQPKENFEDKMVRFLKTSEENLSTLKRSTESKRGGRGGRRG from the coding sequence ATGTCAATCGAAATAGGCAGCAAAGTACAAGGTAAAGTAACAGGTATCACTAATTTTGGAGCATTCGTAGAATTACCAGGAGGCTCAACAGGTCTTGTGCATATCAGTGAGGTAGCAGATAGCTATGTAAAAGACGTAAATGACCATCTTAAAGTAGGCGACCAAATTGAAGTAAAAGTGATTAGTGAGAAAGACGGAAAAACTGCCTTGTCCATCAAAAAGGCTATAGATAGACCCGAAGGGCAAACCTCTTCTTATACCAAACGCCCACCACGCCAAGGGGATAGCCGTTCTAAAGATTTTCGTTCAAAAGGTAATTTCCAACCAAAGGAAAATTTCGAAGATAAAATGGTTCGCTTTTTAAAGACTAGTGAAGAAAATTTATCGACTCTTAAACGCAGCACTGAATCAAAACGCGGCGGCAGAGGCGGAAGACGCGGATAA
- the minC gene encoding septum site-determining protein MinC: MNKRIQQNVMIKGTKDGFMLHLDDSCSFSELLKELEVKLSANYQFQENDPSISVKVHTGNRYLDEQQEEKIKEVIHKKKKLFVDEMISNVLTKDEAKRWKDENQVTTVTKVIRSGQVFEVPGDLLLIGDVNPDGTVRAGGNIYIMGQLKGIAHAGYKGNNEAIIAASVMKPAQLRIAGQVNLSPDQYTKWGHDLECAFMDEEENIIIEKLQVLKKYRPNLNRLEGGL; this comes from the coding sequence ATGAATAAAAGAATTCAGCAAAATGTCATGATTAAGGGAACAAAAGACGGGTTTATGCTTCATCTCGATGATTCTTGCTCATTTTCCGAATTATTGAAAGAGTTAGAAGTGAAGCTTTCGGCAAACTATCAGTTTCAAGAAAATGACCCGTCCATTTCCGTAAAAGTACATACAGGGAACCGCTATCTTGATGAACAACAAGAAGAAAAGATTAAAGAGGTCATCCATAAAAAGAAGAAGCTTTTCGTAGATGAGATGATTTCGAATGTCCTGACGAAGGATGAAGCGAAACGATGGAAAGATGAAAACCAAGTGACGACCGTGACCAAGGTGATAAGGTCGGGACAGGTTTTTGAAGTTCCTGGAGACTTACTTCTAATTGGGGATGTCAATCCCGACGGAACGGTTCGTGCGGGTGGCAACATATATATCATGGGACAGCTCAAGGGAATAGCCCATGCCGGATATAAAGGGAATAATGAGGCCATTATAGCTGCCTCCGTCATGAAGCCTGCACAGCTGCGCATTGCCGGACAAGTGAATTTATCTCCTGACCAATATACGAAATGGGGACATGACCTGGAATGTGCCTTCATGGATGAAGAAGAAAATATCATAATAGAAAAACTGCAAGTCTTAAAGAAATATAGACCTAATTTAAATAGATTAGAAGGGGGTCTCTAA